One region of Leptolyngbyaceae cyanobacterium genomic DNA includes:
- a CDS encoding glycogen/starch/alpha-glucan phosphorylase: MQTVPNPALECKPIVQVEDDRTGLSIETLKRAFLENLFYLQGKFPSIATKNDCYMALAYTVRDRLFKRWIDTAETYTKNGSRTVCYLSAEFLMGPHLGNNLINLGIYDQVKQAISELGLDFDELLEQEEEPGLGNGGLGRLAACYLDSMATLEIPSLGYGIRYEFGIFEQKIQDGWQVEVTDKWLRFGNPWDIPRPEWSVEVKLGGHTETYVDDRGRYRVRWIPFQVVKGIPYDTPILGYKVNTANTLRLWAAEAPESFDFEAFNSGDYLKAVQAKMTSENLSKVLYPNDNVSQGKKLRLAQQIFFVSCSLQDMIRIVQGQKIPLEKFHEKFIIQLNDTHPSIAVAELMRLLVDEHGMEWEQAWNITTRTFAYTNHTLLPEALEKWPLKLFGETLPRHLEIIYEINGRFLDDVRIKFPDDFARLSRMSLIDESGERYIRMANLACVGSFAINGVAQLHTELLQKDVLHDFYEMYPEKFNNKTNGITPRRFMVLSNPQLCNLIHGKIGDSWIKNLDELRQLEYLAEDAEFRHQFRQIKQSIKQDLAAHIKAKNGIEVDANSLFDIQAKRFHEYKRQHLNALHIVTLYNRIKANPNLDITPRTFLFGGKAAPGYYIAKLIIKLINSIGEVVNRDPDVRGRLKVVFLEDYSVKFAQRVYPAADLSEQISTAGKEASGTGNMKFALNGALTIGTLDGANVEIREEVGEENFFLFGLTAEEVYAKKAEGYDPMYYYNTDAELKLAIDRISSGFFSHGDPNLFKPLLDTLLYHDEYMLLADYRAYIECQERVSQAYRDEENWTRMAILNVARMGKFSSDRSIGDYCQDIWKIKPVKIELVDYIQTAMNQLKIGL, translated from the coding sequence ATGCAAACTGTACCAAATCCCGCCTTGGAATGTAAACCGATCGTTCAGGTAGAGGATGACCGCACGGGGTTGAGCATCGAAACGTTAAAACGAGCTTTCTTAGAAAACCTTTTCTACTTGCAAGGAAAGTTTCCCAGTATTGCCACGAAAAACGATTGCTACATGGCATTAGCTTACACGGTACGCGATCGCTTATTCAAGCGCTGGATCGATACGGCGGAAACTTATACCAAAAACGGTTCGCGGACGGTTTGCTATCTGTCGGCGGAATTCCTCATGGGGCCACACTTGGGTAACAACCTGATCAATTTGGGTATCTATGACCAAGTGAAACAAGCCATCTCAGAATTGGGACTCGATTTTGATGAATTGCTGGAACAAGAAGAAGAACCGGGACTCGGTAACGGTGGTTTGGGGCGATTGGCAGCTTGTTACCTGGATTCGATGGCAACTTTAGAGATTCCTTCTCTAGGTTACGGCATTCGCTACGAGTTTGGCATCTTCGAGCAGAAAATTCAAGATGGCTGGCAAGTGGAAGTTACCGATAAATGGTTACGTTTTGGCAATCCTTGGGATATTCCGCGTCCGGAATGGTCAGTGGAAGTGAAACTCGGCGGTCATACAGAAACTTATGTTGACGATCGCGGTCGTTATCGAGTACGCTGGATTCCCTTCCAAGTTGTCAAAGGCATACCCTACGATACTCCGATTTTAGGATACAAAGTTAACACTGCCAATACTTTAAGATTGTGGGCAGCAGAAGCACCAGAATCTTTCGATTTTGAAGCTTTCAATTCGGGGGATTATCTGAAAGCCGTCCAAGCAAAAATGACTTCCGAAAATCTCTCGAAAGTTCTTTACCCCAACGACAACGTATCGCAAGGTAAAAAATTGCGATTGGCGCAACAAATCTTTTTCGTATCTTGTTCATTGCAAGATATGATTCGGATCGTGCAAGGACAAAAGATTCCCTTAGAAAAATTCCACGAAAAATTTATCATTCAACTAAATGATACCCATCCTTCGATCGCCGTTGCCGAACTAATGCGATTGTTAGTTGACGAACACGGCATGGAGTGGGAACAAGCTTGGAATATTACTACTCGTACTTTCGCTTATACCAACCATACGTTATTACCAGAAGCCTTAGAAAAATGGCCTCTCAAATTGTTTGGGGAAACACTACCGCGACATCTAGAAATTATTTATGAAATTAACGGTCGTTTCCTCGACGATGTGCGGATTAAGTTTCCCGATGATTTTGCAAGACTGTCGCGAATGTCGCTAATTGACGAAAGCGGAGAACGCTACATTCGCATGGCAAATTTAGCTTGCGTTGGTAGCTTTGCAATTAATGGGGTGGCACAATTGCACACCGAATTATTGCAAAAAGATGTCTTGCACGACTTCTATGAAATGTATCCAGAGAAGTTCAATAACAAGACAAATGGCATCACGCCGCGCCGTTTTATGGTATTGAGCAATCCCCAATTGTGCAACCTTATTCACGGCAAGATAGGGGATAGCTGGATTAAGAATTTGGATGAACTGCGTCAGTTGGAATATTTGGCAGAAGATGCTGAATTTCGCCATCAATTCCGGCAGATAAAACAATCTATTAAGCAAGATTTAGCTGCACATATCAAAGCTAAGAACGGAATTGAAGTGGATGCTAATTCTTTGTTTGATATTCAAGCTAAACGTTTTCACGAATACAAGCGACAGCACTTAAATGCACTGCACATCGTTACCTTGTATAACCGAATCAAAGCTAATCCCAATTTGGATATTACGCCGCGCACTTTCCTATTTGGTGGCAAAGCAGCACCCGGCTATTATATTGCCAAATTGATTATCAAATTGATCAATTCGATCGGTGAAGTAGTCAATCGCGATCCAGATGTGAGAGGACGGCTGAAAGTTGTTTTCTTAGAAGATTACAGCGTTAAATTTGCCCAACGAGTTTATCCGGCGGCGGATTTGTCGGAACAAATTTCCACGGCTGGCAAGGAAGCATCGGGAACTGGTAATATGAAATTTGCTCTCAATGGGGCGCTAACTATTGGTACTTTGGATGGCGCGAATGTGGAAATCCGGGAAGAAGTAGGAGAAGAAAACTTCTTCCTATTTGGATTAACGGCGGAAGAAGTTTATGCCAAAAAAGCAGAAGGCTACGATCCGATGTACTATTACAATACCGATGCGGAATTGAAATTAGCGATCGATCGCATTTCTTCTGGTTTCTTCTCCCACGGCGATCCGAATTTATTTAAACCTTTGTTGGATACCCTGTTGTATCACGATGAGTATATGCTGTTGGCAGACTATCGTGCTTATATAGAATGTCAAGAACGAGTTAGCCAAGCTTACCGAGATGAAGAAAATTGGACTCGGATGGCAATTCTAAATGTAGCACGGATGGGTAAGTTTTCTTCCGATCGATCGATCGGTGATTATTGCCAAGATATTTGGAAAATTAAACCCGTGAAGATTGAATTGGTGGACTATATTCAGACAGCAATGAATCAACTGAAAATAGGGTTGTAG
- the glcD gene encoding glycolate oxidase subunit GlcD, which translates to MITQAKSQINWQPIIKQFEAVVGKNGVVQRREELLTYECDGLTSYRKRPAVVVLPRTTEQVAEIVKICARDRIAWVARGAGTGLSGGALPVEDCVLIVTALMKQILEIDLENQRVVVQPGVINNWVTQAVSGAGFYYAPDPSSQIICSIGGNVAENSGGVHCLKYGVTTNHVLGLKLVIPDGSIIDVGGAVQETPGYDLTGLFVGSEGTLGIATEITLRILKTAESICVLLADFTSVESCGAAVSDIISSGIIPAGMEIMDNLSINAVEDVVATGCYPRDATAILLVEIDGLEVEVAANKQRIAEICRKNGARNITTANDPETRLKFWKGRKAAFAAAGHMSPDYYVQDGVIPRTQLSYVLQEIENLSQKYGYKIANVFHAGDGNLHPLILYDNSIPGALEKVEELGGDILKLCVKVGGSLSGEHGIGADKKCYMPEMFTETDLETMQWVRKVFNPKELANPGKIFPTPKTCGEAAHAQIEKKFEKIEVF; encoded by the coding sequence ATGATTACCCAAGCGAAATCACAAATAAACTGGCAACCAATCATCAAACAATTTGAAGCCGTCGTTGGCAAAAATGGGGTAGTTCAACGTCGGGAAGAATTGCTGACTTATGAATGCGACGGACTGACTAGCTACCGAAAACGACCAGCAGTAGTAGTGCTACCCCGCACCACAGAACAAGTAGCAGAAATAGTGAAAATTTGCGCTCGAGATCGAATAGCTTGGGTTGCGAGGGGTGCGGGTACTGGTCTTTCCGGCGGCGCATTACCAGTTGAAGATTGCGTCCTCATTGTCACCGCCTTAATGAAACAAATCCTGGAAATAGATTTAGAAAATCAGCGCGTAGTAGTGCAACCAGGAGTAATTAATAACTGGGTAACTCAAGCTGTCAGCGGTGCGGGTTTTTATTACGCACCAGACCCTTCCAGCCAAATTATCTGCTCGATTGGCGGTAACGTTGCCGAAAATTCCGGTGGCGTTCATTGCCTCAAATATGGAGTGACCACCAATCACGTATTAGGATTAAAATTAGTTATTCCCGATGGTTCGATTATTGATGTAGGAGGCGCTGTTCAAGAAACACCAGGTTATGATTTAACGGGATTATTTGTAGGTTCAGAAGGCACCCTTGGTATTGCTACAGAAATTACTTTGAGAATTCTTAAAACAGCCGAATCAATTTGCGTTTTATTAGCAGATTTTACCAGCGTGGAATCTTGCGGTGCAGCAGTATCAGATATTATCAGTTCCGGTATTATTCCTGCTGGTATGGAAATCATGGATAACTTGAGCATTAACGCTGTAGAAGATGTGGTAGCCACAGGTTGTTATCCCCGTGATGCGACTGCAATTTTGCTAGTAGAAATAGACGGTTTAGAAGTAGAAGTGGCTGCGAATAAACAGCGAATTGCAGAAATTTGCCGAAAGAATGGCGCTCGTAATATTACCACTGCGAACGACCCAGAAACTAGATTAAAATTTTGGAAAGGACGAAAAGCAGCATTTGCGGCGGCTGGTCACATGAGTCCAGATTATTACGTGCAAGATGGGGTAATTCCCCGTACTCAATTGTCTTATGTTTTGCAAGAAATTGAAAATTTAAGTCAGAAATATGGATATAAAATTGCCAATGTATTTCATGCTGGCGATGGCAACCTTCATCCTTTAATTCTTTATGATAATTCCATACCTGGTGCATTGGAAAAAGTAGAAGAATTAGGGGGAGATATTCTCAAACTTTGCGTGAAAGTTGGGGGTAGTCTTTCTGGAGAACATGGCATTGGTGCTGATAAAAAATGCTATATGCCAGAAATGTTTACCGAGACGGATTTAGAAACTATGCAATGGGTGCGAAAAGTTTTTAATCCCAAAGAATTAGCTAATCCGGGGAAAATTTTCCCAACGCCGAAAACTTGTGGGGAAGCTGCACACGCTCAAATTGAGAAGAAGTTTGAAAAAATAGAGGTGTTTTAA
- a CDS encoding transposase — translation MRRSRYHVLGDQPHFVTCTVINWIPLFSKIEIAEIVLDSLKFLQCQQRLKLYGYILMENHLHLLASTASLSKEIGNFKSFTARTIIDLLKKNQANYILNQLKFHKLPYKTDQEYQVWQEGFHPQAILN, via the coding sequence ATGAGACGCAGCCGCTACCACGTACTGGGAGACCAGCCACATTTCGTCACCTGCACAGTAATTAATTGGATACCTCTATTTAGTAAAATAGAAATAGCAGAAATTGTTTTAGATTCCCTGAAATTTTTGCAATGCCAGCAACGCCTCAAATTATACGGCTATATACTCATGGAAAACCATCTTCATCTGCTGGCATCTACTGCAAGTTTGTCCAAGGAAATAGGAAATTTTAAATCATTCACGGCTCGGACAATTATTGACTTGCTAAAAAAAAATCAAGCAAACTATATTCTCAATCAGCTTAAGTTTCACAAACTCCCCTATAAAACAGACCAGGAATATCAAGTTTGGCAAGAAGGATTTCATCCGCAAGCTATTCTGAACTAG